Below is a genomic region from Pedobacter cryoconitis.
CTTAAGATCTGCGAGATTATTGTGATGGTTATTGAATCGCAGGAAGAGGCTGCCGATCCTGTGCATAAATGGAGTAAAAAGGATATCGCCAGTTTTGAAATGGTTTCCAAAGTAATCAGCCAGAATCTCTCTAAGAATATTTCTATCGCAGGCTTAGCTGAAAGGGCAGGGATGAACCGTACTAAACTTCAGGCAGGCTTTAAAGAGATCATGGGGCAGACGATTAATAGTTATGCTTCTGAGCTTAAAATGCAAAAGGCGAAGGCATTATTGCTTAATAAACCTGGCTATAGTTTGAAACAGATTGCAGCTGTAGTAGGGTATAGCTGTGGCAATCATTTTTCTGCCGCGTTTAAGAAAAAATTCAATTTCTCCCCGTCTTCTTTGAAGAATACAGCAAATCTGATGTTCTCCTTATGGTTATGGGATTTTATGTTACTTTAAAAAAGGGCATAAAAAAAGAGCTTGTTTAAAACAAACTCTTTTTAGCTATATCGTATAAAGGTTACTCGTAGTTGAATTGTCCTTTTTCACTGGTAATGGTTACTTGTTTATGCGTAGATTCTTCTACACGACCGATGATTTGTGCATCGATGTTAAAGCTTTTAGAAATTGCTATAATATCATCAGCGATTTCCTGAGGTACATATATTTCCATACGGTGACCCATATTAAATACTTTGTACATCTCTTTCCAGGCCGTTCCTGATTGTTCCTGAATCAATTCAAAAAGTGGCGGAACGGGAAATAAGTTATCTTTAATTACATGTATATTATCATTGATAAAGTGAAGCACTTTAGTTTGTGCGCCACCACTGCAATGTACTAATCCGTGGATTTGGTTTCTGTGTTTTTCTAATACTTTTTTGATAACAGGTGCATAGGTACGGGTAGGAGAGAGTACCAGTTTTCCAATAGTGATCTCTGTGTTTTCATCAATACGGATTTTATCGGTCAGTTTTTTACCACCTGAGAAAACAAGATCGTAAGGTACAGCTGGATCAAAGCTTTCAGGGTAGCTGTCTGCTACTGATTTATCAAAAACATCATGACGGGCAGAGGTTAAGCCATTAGAACCCATACCCCCATTATATTCTGTTTCATAGGTTGCCTGACCTGAAGAAGATAGTCCAACAATAACATCTCCATTTTGAATGTTGTGATTACTGATCACTTCATCACGCTTAATGCGGCAGGTGACAGTTGAATCTACAATGATGGTACGTACCAGGTCACCTACGTCGGCAGTTTCACCGCCTGTAGAATAAATGGAAATACCCATTTCTCTGAGTTCGGCAAGAATTTCTTCTGTTCCATTGATAATAGCAGCGATAACTTCTCCTGTAATCAGGTTTTTATTTCTGCCAATTGTTGATGATAGTAAAATATGATCTGTAGCGCCAACACAAATTAAATCATCAAGATTCATAATGATCGCATCTTGTGCAATGCCTTTCCATACAGAAATATCACCGGTTTCTTTCCAGTATACGTAAGCTAAAGAGGATTTAGTACCTGCACCATCAGCGTGCATAATATTACAGAAAGTATCGTCATTACCCAATATATCAGGGATGATTTTACAAAATGCTTGTGGGAAAATACCCTTATCTATGTTTTTGATGGCTTGATGCACATCTTCTTTCGAAGCCGAAACGCCACGCTGGTTGTACCTGTTATCACTCATATTGCTGCAAAGATAGAGAAACGTCCGAATGTAGACGATTCAAACAAAAAAAAATAACCTCTGCGTTTTAAGCGCAGAGGTTATATCAATAAATTAATGGAATTCTATTTTAAAAATAATAACTCTCTGAATTTTGGTAATGGCCAAACGCTGTCGTCTACAATTTGCTCTAATTTGTCAACGTTGTAACGGATGGTATCAAAATGAGATTTAACTTTCTCATCGTAAGCGATAGCTTTCTCTCTTGAATCTTCAATGGTATTGGCAACTTTACGAGCTTCTAACATTTCATCAATTGTAGTTTTTACGATTGACAAGTGATCAGATAATTTGTTGATGATTGCCAATGGCGCAACTAATGCTTCTTTTGGTAAGCCTAATTCTTTAATGCTTTTTGCATTCTCCAATAAGGTGTTCTGGTAAGCAATACAAGCCGGAATAATCATGGTATTCGCAACTTCACCCATTACTCTGGCTTCAATCTGTAATTTTTTGTAATAACTTTCTAAAAGAATGTCATGACGTGCATGCAGCTCACGTTTAGTGAAGATGTTTGCTCTTTCAAATAATTCAGTTGATTTCTCAGAGATATAAGCATCTAATGCTAATGGAGTAGTTTTGATGTTCGCAAGACCACGTTTAGCTGCTTCATCTTCCCAGTCCTGGCTGTAACCATTTCCTTCGAAACGAATATCTTTTGATTCTTTGATGTATTTTTTGATGATGGTTAAAAGAGCGATGTCTTTTTTCTCACCTTTTTTGATCAGTTTATCTACTTCAACTTTAAATTTAACCAGCTGATCTGCCATGATAGAGTTCAGAACTGTCATCGGTGCTGATGAGTTTGCTGAAGATCCTACGGCACGTAATTCAAATTTATTACCTGTAAAGGCAAATGGTGAAGTACGGTTACGGTCAGTATTATCTAATAAGATTTGTGGGATTTTAGGGATACCTAACCACAATGCGTTATCTTCTTTAATTTTTTTGCTGATACGTGAGTGTTCGATTTCATCTAATACTTCGTTCAATTGCTGACCTAAGAAGATAGAAATGATTGCCGGTGGTGCTTCATTTGCGCCTAAACGGTGGTCATTACTTACTGAAGCAATACTCGCTCTTAATAAATCTGCGTGTTCATGTACGGCTTTGATTGTATTCACAAAGAAAGCAAGGAACATCAGGTTGTTTTTAGGCGTTTTACCTGGAGCTAGCAGGTTTTTACCTGTATTGGTGATTAATGACCAGTTGTTATGTTTACCTGAACCGTTGATACCTGCATATGGCTTCTCATGTAATAATACTTTGAAGTTATGACGTCTGGCAACTTTTTCCATCAGATCCATCAATAATTGATTGTGATCGATAGCCAGGTTGATTTCTTCGTATAATGGTGCACATTCAAATTGCAATGGTGCAACCTCGTTGTGACGTGTTTTTAAAGGAATACCTAATTTAAAGGCTTCATTTTCAAAATCTACCATGAAAGTGAATACACGCTCAGGGATTGATCCGAAATAATGATCGTCTAATTGTTGTCCTTTAGCGGACATATGACCAAATAAAGTACGGCCTGTTAAAGCTAAATCCGGACGTGCGTTAAATAAAGCAAGGTCAACCAGGAAATATTCCTGCTCAATACCTAAAGAAGCGGTTACTTTGTCAATTCCTTTATCGAAATATTGACAAACGTCAACTGCTGCTTTGTCTAATGCGTTTAATGCTTTTAATAAAGGAGCTTTATAATCTAATGCTTCACCTGTATAAGCTACGAATACAGTTGGAATGCATAAGGTTTTTCCTGCTTTACTTTCCATAATGAAAGCTGGAGAAGAAGGGTCCCACGCAGTGTAACCTCTGGCTTCAAAAGTATTTCTGATACCACCATTCGGGAAACTTGATGCATCTGGTTCTTGTTGTACTAATGCGCTACCTGCAAATTTTTCTACCGGACCATCAATCGTAGGTTCGAAAAAAGAGTCATGTTTTTCAGCTGTTGAGCCTGTTAATGGCTGAAACCAGTGTGTATAGTGTGTAACTCCTTTAGACATCGCCCAATGTTTCATCGCTGTAGCGATCTGATTGGCATCATCCTGATTAATTAATTCACCCTGATCGATTGCTGAGATTAGTTTTTCATAGACTTCTTTAGATAAGAAATCTTTCATTTTCTTTTTATCGAACACGTTTGAGCCAAAAAACTCAGAAATTTTGACTGATGGAGCCTTAACTTCTGGTGAAACTCTGGTTTGTGCCTCTTTTAATGCGTTTGTCCTTAAGCTTTTCATTAGTTTCTTTAAAATTTGATCAAAAATATAATTTTTATAATTAATTATTGAATAATTCTGACTAAAAAATCAATTATCAATATGTTAATTAATGGTATTTCAGGTTTTTTAATCCTTTTGATTACGGTTTTGTTCCTTTAATCCTGCTTTTTAGGCTTTAATGCTGGTTTAAAGAAGGATTGCTTTTTTTATTAAATTGATGTTATTTTTTGGAATTTAGTCATTTCTATCCTTATTATTTGAAGATAATCTTGTTTTTATGTTAAATTTCTGCTCAAAGGCTTAGAATATTTACATTTGATCAGAATTTAAAACACGAAACGACATTATGTTCAAAAGAATTCATCACGTTGCTATTATTTGCACCGATTATACGGTTAGTAAAAATTTCTATGTTAATATATTAGGTTTAACAGTCATTCAGGAAGTATACAGGGCTGAACGGAAATCTTATAAATTGGATTTGTCGGTAAACGGGCTTTATCAGATAGAATTGTTTTCTTTTGAAAATCCTCCTGAAAGACCATCCAGACCCGAAGCAGCAGGTTTGAGGCATTTGGCTTTTGAGGTTGATGATGTAGCTGCTGTTGCGGCTGCATTGAATGCTAAAGGAGTGGTGACAGAAGAACTGAGAATTGATGAGTATACGGGTAAGAAATTTACTTTCTTCACTGATCCTGACGGATTGCCGCTTGAAATTTATCAAAGCTAAATGGGTAGCATTTTCAGATTTAAACAGTTTGCAGTTGATCAGACTGGTTGTGCGATGAAAATAAATACAGATGGTGTCCTTTTAGGAGCTGTAGCAGAACACCCGGCTCCTGTAAATATTTTAGATATAGGTACTGGAACTGGCGTAATTGCGCTGATGATGGCACAACGTTTTTCATCCTCTCTTGTTCATGCGGTTGAAATTGACGAGTCTGCTGCATTAGCGGCATCAAAAAACTGCCTGAACTCTCCGTTCGCTGACAGGACGGATGTGTTTCATTCTTCCTTCGAAGAATTTGATACTGATTTGAAGTATTCACTGATTGTTTCCAATCCTCCTTACTTTGTAAATGATTTAAAGAACCCGGAAAAGCGGAAGGAGATTGCCAGGCATGCGGATGAGGATTTTTTCGGCTTATTGTTGAAAAAGGCTGCGGGGATGCTGACTGAGGATGGATTACTTTGGCTCATTCTTCCGGTGAAACAGGCAGAGTCTGTGGTGGTAAATGCGGTACTTCAAAAACTTTT
It encodes:
- a CDS encoding tRNA1(Val) (adenine(37)-N6)-methyltransferase, with product MGSIFRFKQFAVDQTGCAMKINTDGVLLGAVAEHPAPVNILDIGTGTGVIALMMAQRFSSSLVHAVEIDESAALAASKNCLNSPFADRTDVFHSSFEEFDTDLKYSLIVSNPPYFVNDLKNPEKRKEIARHADEDFFGLLLKKAAGMLTEDGLLWLILPVKQAESVVVNAVLQKLFPSKIVHVYSDQTKTSFRQIICLGFSDKPVLEEHLYIYEGQNIYTDQYKYLLRDFLLAL
- a CDS encoding AIR synthase-related protein, whose product is MSDNRYNQRGVSASKEDVHQAIKNIDKGIFPQAFCKIIPDILGNDDTFCNIMHADGAGTKSSLAYVYWKETGDISVWKGIAQDAIIMNLDDLICVGATDHILLSSTIGRNKNLITGEVIAAIINGTEEILAELREMGISIYSTGGETADVGDLVRTIIVDSTVTCRIKRDEVISNHNIQNGDVIVGLSSSGQATYETEYNGGMGSNGLTSARHDVFDKSVADSYPESFDPAVPYDLVFSGGKKLTDKIRIDENTEITIGKLVLSPTRTYAPVIKKVLEKHRNQIHGLVHCSGGAQTKVLHFINDNIHVIKDNLFPVPPLFELIQEQSGTAWKEMYKVFNMGHRMEIYVPQEIADDIIAISKSFNIDAQIIGRVEESTHKQVTITSEKGQFNYE
- a CDS encoding glutamine synthetase III, translated to MKSLRTNALKEAQTRVSPEVKAPSVKISEFFGSNVFDKKKMKDFLSKEVYEKLISAIDQGELINQDDANQIATAMKHWAMSKGVTHYTHWFQPLTGSTAEKHDSFFEPTIDGPVEKFAGSALVQQEPDASSFPNGGIRNTFEARGYTAWDPSSPAFIMESKAGKTLCIPTVFVAYTGEALDYKAPLLKALNALDKAAVDVCQYFDKGIDKVTASLGIEQEYFLVDLALFNARPDLALTGRTLFGHMSAKGQQLDDHYFGSIPERVFTFMVDFENEAFKLGIPLKTRHNEVAPLQFECAPLYEEINLAIDHNQLLMDLMEKVARRHNFKVLLHEKPYAGINGSGKHNNWSLITNTGKNLLAPGKTPKNNLMFLAFFVNTIKAVHEHADLLRASIASVSNDHRLGANEAPPAIISIFLGQQLNEVLDEIEHSRISKKIKEDNALWLGIPKIPQILLDNTDRNRTSPFAFTGNKFELRAVGSSANSSAPMTVLNSIMADQLVKFKVEVDKLIKKGEKKDIALLTIIKKYIKESKDIRFEGNGYSQDWEDEAAKRGLANIKTTPLALDAYISEKSTELFERANIFTKRELHARHDILLESYYKKLQIEARVMGEVANTMIIPACIAYQNTLLENAKSIKELGLPKEALVAPLAIINKLSDHLSIVKTTIDEMLEARKVANTIEDSREKAIAYDEKVKSHFDTIRYNVDKLEQIVDDSVWPLPKFRELLFLK
- a CDS encoding VOC family protein, with product MFKRIHHVAIICTDYTVSKNFYVNILGLTVIQEVYRAERKSYKLDLSVNGLYQIELFSFENPPERPSRPEAAGLRHLAFEVDDVAAVAAALNAKGVVTEELRIDEYTGKKFTFFTDPDGLPLEIYQS
- a CDS encoding AraC family transcriptional regulator; the encoded protein is MVEVYIKQGEDILIESISISKRAHVSVHKASVKSIDSGTLLFLPDTTFDNNFAATLPVELSGHQLYKIGYDIQKVLNELTGRSLGKYANFYTKLKICEIIVMVIESQEEAADPVHKWSKKDIASFEMVSKVISQNLSKNISIAGLAERAGMNRTKLQAGFKEIMGQTINSYASELKMQKAKALLLNKPGYSLKQIAAVVGYSCGNHFSAAFKKKFNFSPSSLKNTANLMFSLWLWDFMLL